A single window of Streptomyces xanthii DNA harbors:
- a CDS encoding SGM_3592 family protein, with protein sequence MDDAWDDVVLDADFIRGAETAEPSARARMLAARWRDGGPDPQPWRSDEPPAGWFFSKARRRRRRRR encoded by the coding sequence ATGGACGACGCCTGGGACGACGTGGTGCTGGACGCCGACTTCATCCGTGGCGCGGAGACGGCGGAGCCGTCCGCGCGGGCCCGCATGCTCGCGGCCCGCTGGCGCGACGGCGGCCCGGACCCGCAGCCGTGGCGCTCCGACGAGCCGCCCGCGGGATGGTTCTTCAGCAAGGCCAGGCGCCGCAGACGGCGGCGCCGCTGA
- a CDS encoding ABC transporter permease: MYDPTVARLTYRALLGRRRALILFALPVLLIGISALVRGLTGADDQTATDVLGGFALATMVPLIGVIAGTGAIGPEIDDGSVVYLLSKPVKRPTIIFTKLIVAVAVTMVFSAVPTLIAGLILNGNGQQIAVAYTVAALVASIAYAAIFLLLGTVTRHAVVFGLVYALVWEALFGSLVAGARTLSVQQWSLAVAHKVAGGDLVTSDVGLPLATVLLVAVTVLATWYAGQKLRALTLAGEE, encoded by the coding sequence ATGTACGACCCCACTGTCGCCCGGCTCACCTACCGGGCCCTGCTCGGCCGCCGCCGGGCCCTCATCCTGTTCGCCCTGCCCGTGCTGCTCATCGGCATCTCGGCACTGGTCCGCGGCCTCACCGGCGCCGACGACCAGACCGCGACCGACGTCCTCGGCGGCTTCGCGCTCGCCACGATGGTGCCGCTCATCGGCGTCATCGCGGGCACGGGCGCCATCGGCCCCGAGATCGACGACGGCTCCGTGGTCTATCTCCTGTCGAAGCCCGTGAAGCGGCCCACGATCATCTTCACCAAGCTCATCGTGGCGGTCGCCGTCACCATGGTCTTCTCCGCCGTCCCGACCCTGATCGCGGGCCTGATCCTGAACGGGAACGGGCAGCAGATCGCCGTCGCCTACACGGTCGCGGCCCTGGTCGCCTCCATCGCGTACGCCGCGATCTTCCTGCTGCTCGGCACGGTGACCCGGCACGCGGTCGTCTTCGGCCTCGTCTACGCCCTGGTGTGGGAGGCCCTCTTCGGCTCCCTGGTCGCGGGGGCCCGCACCCTCAGCGTGCAGCAGTGGTCCCTCGCGGTCGCCCACAAGGTGGCGGGCGGCGACCTCGTCACCTCGGACGTCGGCCTTCCCCTCGCGACGGTCCTCCTGGTGGCGGTCACGGTCCTGGCCACCTGGTACGCGGGCCAGAAGCTCCGCGCCCTGACGCTGGCCGGCGAGGAGTAG
- a CDS encoding ABC transporter ATP-binding protein, producing MTSINIDHVSRWFGNVVAVNDITMTVGPGVTGLLGPNGAGKSTLINMMGGFLAPSNGTVTLDGQPIWRNEQIYRHIGIVPEREAMYDFLTGREFVVANAELHGLGKKEAGRALATVEMEYAQDRKISTYSKGMRQRVKMASALVHEPSVLLLDEPFNGMDPRQRMQLMDLLRRMGDEGRTVLFSSHILEEVEQLASHIEVIVAGRHAASGDFRKIRRLMTDRPHRYLVRSSDDRALAAALIADPSTAGIEVDLKEGALRIQAVDFGRFTTLLPKVAREHGIRLLTVSPSDESLESVFSYLVAA from the coding sequence GTGACCTCCATCAACATCGACCACGTCTCGCGCTGGTTCGGCAACGTGGTCGCCGTCAACGACATCACCATGACGGTCGGCCCCGGTGTCACGGGCCTGCTCGGCCCCAACGGAGCGGGCAAGTCCACGCTCATCAACATGATGGGCGGCTTCCTCGCCCCCTCCAACGGCACGGTCACCCTGGACGGGCAGCCGATCTGGCGCAACGAACAGATCTACCGCCACATCGGGATCGTCCCCGAGCGCGAGGCCATGTACGACTTCCTCACGGGCCGCGAATTCGTCGTCGCCAACGCGGAGTTGCACGGTCTCGGCAAGAAGGAGGCGGGGCGGGCCCTCGCCACCGTCGAGATGGAGTACGCGCAGGACCGCAAGATCTCGACGTACTCCAAGGGCATGCGCCAGCGCGTGAAGATGGCCTCCGCGCTCGTCCACGAACCGTCCGTGCTCCTCCTGGACGAGCCGTTCAACGGCATGGACCCGCGCCAGCGCATGCAGCTCATGGACCTGCTGCGGCGCATGGGCGACGAGGGCCGCACGGTGCTCTTCTCCTCGCACATCCTCGAGGAGGTCGAGCAACTCGCCTCCCACATCGAGGTGATCGTCGCCGGACGGCACGCGGCGAGCGGCGACTTCCGCAAGATCCGCCGCCTGATGACGGACCGCCCGCACCGCTATCTGGTCCGCTCCAGCGACGACCGCGCCCTGGCCGCCGCACTGATCGCGGACCCGTCCACCGCCGGCATCGAGGTCGACCTCAAGGAGGGCGCGCTGCGCATCCAGGCCGTCGACTTCGGCCGCTTCACGACGCTGCTCCCCAAGGTGGCGCGCGAGCACGGCATCCGCCTGCTCACGGTCTCGCCGTCCGACGAGTCCCTCGAGTCCGTCTTCTCGTACCTGGTCGCGGCGTAG
- a CDS encoding ABC-2 transporter permease: MTTEPMPTDRASTQIHNIGYRHYDGPRLGRAYARRSLFSQSLRGAYGLGRSAKSKVLPMLLFVVMCVPALIMVAVAVATKAKDLPLDYTRYAIVLQAVIALYVASQAPQAVSRDLRFKSVPLYFSRPIERGDYVAAKFAAMTSALFILTAAPLIVLYVGALLAKLDFAEQSKGFAQGLVSVALLSLLLAGIGLVISAVTPRRGFGIAAVIAVLTISFGAVSTVQAIADAQDNGGAVSWLGLFSPITLIDGVQTAFLGATSAFPGAHGPSSGQGVIYLLVVLGLIAGSYGLLMRRYRKVGL, translated from the coding sequence ATGACCACTGAGCCCATGCCCACGGACCGCGCGTCCACCCAGATCCACAACATCGGCTACCGCCACTACGACGGCCCGCGCCTCGGCCGCGCCTACGCCCGCCGCTCGCTCTTCTCGCAGAGCCTGCGCGGCGCGTACGGACTGGGCCGCTCGGCCAAGTCGAAGGTGCTGCCCATGCTGCTCTTCGTGGTGATGTGCGTGCCCGCGCTGATCATGGTCGCGGTCGCCGTCGCCACCAAGGCGAAGGACCTGCCGCTCGACTACACGCGCTACGCGATCGTCCTCCAGGCGGTGATCGCCCTCTACGTGGCCTCGCAGGCGCCCCAGGCCGTCTCGCGCGACCTGCGCTTCAAGTCCGTACCGCTCTACTTCTCGCGCCCCATCGAACGCGGCGACTACGTGGCGGCGAAGTTCGCCGCCATGACCTCCGCCCTGTTCATCCTCACCGCCGCGCCGCTGATCGTCCTCTACGTAGGCGCACTGCTCGCCAAGCTCGACTTCGCCGAGCAGAGCAAGGGATTCGCCCAGGGACTGGTCTCCGTGGCACTGCTGTCACTGCTCCTCGCCGGCATCGGGCTCGTCATCTCCGCCGTCACCCCGCGCCGCGGCTTCGGCATCGCCGCCGTGATCGCCGTCCTGACGATCTCCTTCGGCGCCGTCTCCACCGTCCAGGCGATCGCCGACGCGCAGGACAACGGCGGCGCGGTCTCCTGGCTCGGCCTGTTCTCGCCGATCACGCTCATCGACGGAGTGCAGACCGCCTTCCTGGGCGCCACGTCCGCCTTCCCCGGCGCGCACGGCCCCTCGTCCGGCCAGGGCGTGATCTACCTCCTCGTCGTCCTCGGCCTCATCGCCGGCTCCTACGGGCTGCTGATGCGCCGCTACCGGAAGGTCGGGCTGTGA
- a CDS encoding ABC transporter ATP-binding protein: MTVIATESLSKRFPRVTALDRLTMDIEPGVTGLVGANGAGKSTMIKILLGLSPASEGRAEVLGLDVATKGAEIRERVGYMPEHDCLPPDVSATEFVVHMARMSGLPPTAARERTADTLRHVGLYEERYRPIGGYSTGMKQRVKLAQALVHDPQLVFLDEPTNGLDPVGRDDMLDLIRRVHSEFGISVLVTSHLLGELERTCDHVVVIDGGKLLRSSSTKDFTQSTATLAVEVTDSDAHPDGTRALREALAGRGIETHTGGELPGAGHIVLLTAQGEQTYDLVRDVVADLGLGLVRMEQRRHHIAEVFRPADEQQEPLASVAAQQTGGGHDDH; encoded by the coding sequence GTGACTGTGATCGCGACCGAAAGCCTGAGCAAGCGGTTCCCCCGGGTGACCGCGCTTGACCGGCTGACCATGGACATCGAGCCCGGGGTGACCGGACTCGTCGGAGCCAATGGAGCCGGCAAGTCCACCATGATCAAGATCCTGCTGGGTCTGTCCCCCGCCTCGGAGGGCCGAGCCGAAGTGCTCGGGCTCGACGTCGCGACCAAGGGCGCCGAGATCCGCGAGCGGGTCGGCTACATGCCCGAGCACGACTGCCTGCCGCCCGACGTCTCGGCCACCGAGTTCGTCGTCCACATGGCGCGCATGTCGGGCCTGCCGCCGACCGCCGCCCGCGAACGCACGGCGGACACGCTGCGCCACGTCGGCCTGTACGAGGAGCGCTACCGCCCCATCGGCGGCTACTCGACCGGCATGAAGCAGCGCGTGAAGCTGGCCCAGGCGCTCGTCCACGACCCGCAGCTGGTCTTCCTGGACGAGCCGACCAACGGCCTGGACCCGGTCGGCCGCGACGACATGCTCGACCTGATCCGCCGCGTCCACTCCGAGTTCGGCATCTCGGTCCTCGTCACCTCGCACCTCCTCGGCGAACTGGAGCGCACCTGCGACCACGTCGTCGTGATCGACGGCGGCAAGCTGCTGCGCTCCAGCTCCACCAAGGACTTCACGCAGAGCACCGCGACGCTCGCCGTCGAGGTCACCGACAGCGACGCGCACCCCGACGGCACGCGCGCGTTGCGCGAGGCGCTCGCCGGGCGCGGCATCGAGACCCACACCGGCGGCGAACTGCCCGGCGCCGGACACATCGTCCTGCTCACCGCCCAGGGCGAGCAGACCTACGACCTCGTGCGCGACGTCGTGGCCGACCTCGGCCTGGGCCTGGTGCGCATGGAACAGCGCCGGCACCACATCGCGGAGGTCTTCCGCCCGGCCGACGAACAGCAGGAACCCCTCGCCTCCGTGGCGGCACAGCAGACGGGAGGCGGCCACGATGACCACTGA
- a CDS encoding M24 family metallopeptidase, protein MTTAVARELSAELRGFREVQTLAYECAEAVAAQLKPGVTEREAARMQREWLRERGVRDWFHLPFAWFGDRTAFVNFRVPLQFFPTNRRLEAGMPFILDMAPVHKGYTADIGYSGCLGLSPLHDKLLADLRAHRELILREVRERRTLREIYEDVDRLMVRQGYANRHRAYPFGVIAHKVDRVRERRLNPTLFGFGAQSLKGLASDALHGHRDGWSPLWSPYRFSDHPPQPGLWAVEPHLGFRGTGAKFEELLVVTDSKDPEESAFWLDDDLPHVRRWAEGI, encoded by the coding sequence ATGACCACAGCAGTGGCACGGGAGCTCTCCGCGGAGCTGCGCGGGTTCAGGGAAGTGCAGACCCTCGCGTACGAGTGCGCGGAGGCGGTCGCGGCGCAGCTCAAGCCGGGTGTGACCGAGCGCGAGGCGGCGCGCATGCAGCGCGAGTGGCTGCGTGAGCGCGGGGTGCGGGACTGGTTCCACCTGCCCTTCGCCTGGTTCGGCGACCGCACCGCGTTCGTGAACTTCCGCGTCCCGCTGCAGTTCTTCCCGACGAACCGCAGGCTCGAGGCGGGCATGCCGTTCATCCTCGACATGGCCCCGGTCCACAAGGGCTACACGGCGGACATCGGCTACTCGGGCTGTCTCGGCCTCAGCCCGTTGCACGACAAGCTGCTCGCCGACCTCCGGGCGCACCGCGAGCTGATCCTGCGCGAGGTGCGCGAGCGCCGCACACTGCGGGAGATCTACGAGGACGTGGACCGGCTCATGGTCCGCCAGGGCTATGCGAACCGGCACCGGGCGTACCCCTTCGGCGTCATCGCCCACAAGGTGGACCGGGTCAGGGAGCGCCGGCTGAACCCGACGCTGTTCGGCTTCGGCGCGCAGTCCCTCAAGGGCCTGGCGAGCGACGCGCTGCACGGACACCGGGACGGCTGGTCACCGCTGTGGTCCCCGTACCGGTTCTCCGACCACCCGCCGCAACCCGGCCTGTGGGCCGTGGAGCCGCACCTCGGATTCCGCGGCACCGGCGCCAAGTTCGAGGAGCTCCTCGTGGTGACGGACTCCAAGGACCCCGAGGAGAGCGCGTTTTGGCTGGACGACGATCTGCCGCACGTGC